A window from Streptomyces sp. SAI-127 encodes these proteins:
- a CDS encoding MFS transporter: MRTWGPLTAVCLGTFMLLLDVTIAVVALPDMARALDASLSDLQWVMDGYALALAALLLGIGAAADVLGRRRVHVAGVVLFAVASLLCGLASGPGMLVAARAVQGVGAAAMFATTLPLLGSVYQGRRRSVALGVWGAVSGAAAAVGPVLGGVLTDGPGWRWIFFVNLPVSVAAIWLTLRVVPESRGASGRRVDWAGTVTFAAFAGAVTYGAVRAGAHGWTEGTTLVWFGCGVLALAGFVAVERRAADPLIDPRLFLKPAFSGVMAGALAFNAAAFGGMAYTSIWLQTILGMSPVRGGLVFLWLSLASFVVAAAGGRLLHGVPPRITIGGGLLLVASGQFCMAVLDAGSSAAALVPGLVLVGVGTGLVSPGIASAALAAVPAERAGMAGGAVNTFRQLGYALGIAVLGTVLTSRMQDTLPHDAAHTLAGGGAGALRDAFSEHTLRAVFATGLNHAAVAAGLTALGGGILVLALVRTPRAAGGAVTDPTLTEEKANRQSPAMREL; encoded by the coding sequence ATGCGTACATGGGGACCGCTGACGGCGGTGTGCCTGGGCACGTTCATGTTGTTGCTGGACGTGACGATCGCGGTCGTCGCGCTGCCGGACATGGCGCGGGCGCTGGACGCGTCGCTGAGCGATCTGCAGTGGGTGATGGACGGGTACGCGCTGGCGCTGGCGGCGCTGCTGCTCGGAATAGGGGCGGCCGCCGACGTACTGGGTCGGCGGCGGGTGCACGTGGCCGGCGTGGTGCTGTTCGCGGTGGCCTCGCTGCTGTGCGGGCTCGCCTCCGGGCCCGGGATGCTGGTCGCGGCCCGGGCGGTGCAGGGCGTGGGCGCGGCGGCGATGTTCGCCACCACGCTGCCGCTGCTGGGCTCGGTGTACCAGGGCCGACGGCGGTCGGTGGCGCTCGGGGTGTGGGGCGCGGTCAGCGGTGCGGCGGCCGCGGTCGGGCCGGTGCTCGGCGGGGTGCTGACGGACGGGCCGGGCTGGCGGTGGATCTTCTTCGTGAACCTGCCGGTGAGCGTGGCCGCGATCTGGCTGACGCTGCGGGTGGTGCCGGAGTCGCGCGGGGCGAGCGGACGCCGGGTCGACTGGGCGGGCACGGTGACGTTCGCGGCGTTCGCCGGTGCGGTGACGTACGGGGCGGTGCGCGCGGGGGCGCACGGCTGGACCGAGGGGACGACCCTCGTGTGGTTCGGGTGCGGCGTCCTGGCGCTGGCCGGCTTCGTCGCCGTCGAGCGGCGCGCAGCCGACCCTCTGATCGATCCGCGGCTGTTCCTGAAGCCCGCGTTCTCCGGTGTGATGGCGGGCGCCCTGGCCTTCAATGCGGCCGCCTTCGGTGGCATGGCGTACACCTCGATCTGGCTCCAGACGATCCTCGGGATGAGCCCGGTGCGCGGCGGTCTGGTGTTCCTGTGGCTGTCGCTGGCGTCATTCGTGGTCGCGGCGGCCGGGGGCCGGCTGCTTCACGGAGTGCCGCCGCGGATCACCATCGGTGGCGGACTGCTGCTGGTCGCCTCCGGCCAGTTCTGCATGGCGGTCCTGGACGCGGGCTCGTCGGCCGCCGCCCTGGTCCCGGGTCTCGTGCTCGTCGGCGTCGGCACAGGGCTGGTGTCGCCGGGCATCGCGAGTGCTGCGCTGGCGGCGGTACCGGCCGAGCGGGCAGGCATGGCCGGCGGCGCGGTCAACACCTTCCGGCAGCTGGGCTATGCGCTCGGGATCGCGGTCCTGGGGACGGTGCTGACCTCGCGGATGCAGGACACGCTGCCGCACGACGCGGCGCACACCCTGGCGGGTGGCGGGGCGGGGGCACTGCGCGACGCGTTCTCCGAGCACACCCTGCGGGCCGTCTTCGCGACAGGGCTCAACCATGCGGCGGTGGCCGCCGGTCTGACGGCCCTGGGCGGCGGGATCCTGGTGCTCGCCCTGGTTCGCACGCCCCGTGCGGCCGGCGGCGCAGTGACGGATCCGACCCTGACAGAGGAGAAGGCCAACCGGCAGAGCCCAGCGATGCGTGAGTTGTAG
- a CDS encoding VOC family protein, producing the protein MATKWSLTIDCAYPSKLAAFWALALGYEEKPAPAGFGSWEEWFSHHEVPEDEWDDGAYLSDPDGVGPTLSFLKVPEPKVAKNRLHIDVQVGGGRETPWEVRWPRVVEAVQRLTTAGATVVREDELQGRPDHVVMADPEGNEFCLV; encoded by the coding sequence ATGGCGACCAAGTGGAGCTTGACGATCGACTGCGCGTACCCGTCGAAACTGGCCGCGTTCTGGGCGCTGGCGTTGGGCTACGAGGAGAAGCCCGCGCCCGCAGGGTTCGGGAGCTGGGAGGAGTGGTTCTCGCATCATGAGGTTCCGGAGGACGAGTGGGATGACGGGGCGTACCTCTCAGATCCGGACGGCGTGGGCCCCACCTTGTCCTTCCTGAAGGTGCCGGAGCCGAAGGTGGCGAAGAACCGGCTGCATATCGACGTGCAAGTTGGTGGCGGCCGTGAAACCCCGTGGGAGGTGCGCTGGCCGCGCGTGGTCGAGGCGGTACAGCGGTTGACCACTGCGGGCGCGACCGTGGTCCGCGAGGACGAGTTGCAGGGCAGGCCGGATCACGTGGTGATGGCAGACCCGGAAGGTAACGAGTTTTGCCTGGTCTGA
- a CDS encoding IS110 family transposase, with amino-acid sequence MAAIWAGIDAGKAHHHCVAIDESGRRLLSRRVANDEPELLELLADILALGDEVTWGIDLADGGAALAIALLVNRDQPVHYISGRAIHRASESYRGEGKTDAKDAAVIADQVRVRRDLHPLRAGDDTVIDLKILTGRRMDLIADRTRTVNRLRAQFTGIFPGLERALDLTNTGPLTLITGYQTPAAIRRIGVKRLETWLRNRDVVRPDRLAETAVQAAERQHTSLPGEKLAATLVHTLAKEVMSLNQQVAELDKAIEARFRDHHTFEVITSMPGLGVILGAEFLAATGGDMTAFGTADRLAGFGGVAPVPRDSGKLSGNLRRPQRYNRRLQRVFHSSALFSIRHCEESRRFYDRKRAEGKRHTQAVLALARRRVNVLWALLRDGRRYEPAPPARAAA; translated from the coding sequence ATGGCCGCGATCTGGGCTGGCATCGACGCAGGCAAAGCCCACCATCACTGCGTCGCGATCGACGAGAGCGGCCGCCGGCTGCTGTCGCGACGCGTCGCTAACGACGAACCCGAACTGCTCGAACTCCTCGCCGACATCCTGGCCCTGGGGGACGAGGTGACCTGGGGCATCGACCTGGCCGACGGCGGAGCCGCCCTGGCCATCGCGCTCCTGGTCAACCGCGACCAGCCGGTCCACTACATCTCCGGCCGGGCCATCCACCGCGCTTCCGAGAGCTACCGCGGCGAGGGCAAGACCGACGCGAAGGACGCCGCCGTCATCGCCGACCAGGTCCGCGTCCGCCGCGATCTGCATCCGCTGCGGGCCGGCGACGACACCGTCATCGATCTCAAGATCCTCACAGGCCGCCGCATGGACCTGATCGCCGACCGCACCCGCACCGTCAACCGCCTCCGTGCCCAGTTCACTGGCATCTTCCCCGGCCTGGAGCGGGCCCTGGACCTCACCAACACCGGCCCCCTCACCCTGATCACCGGCTATCAGACCCCCGCGGCTATTCGCCGGATCGGCGTCAAGCGGCTGGAGACCTGGCTGCGCAACCGCGACGTCGTCCGCCCCGACCGGCTCGCCGAAACCGCTGTCCAGGCCGCCGAACGGCAGCACACGAGCCTGCCCGGCGAGAAGCTGGCCGCCACGTTGGTACACACGCTGGCGAAGGAAGTGATGAGCCTCAACCAGCAGGTCGCCGAGCTCGACAAGGCCATCGAGGCCCGGTTTCGCGACCACCACACCTTCGAGGTGATCACCAGCATGCCCGGCCTGGGCGTCATCCTCGGCGCCGAGTTCCTGGCAGCCACCGGCGGCGACATGACGGCGTTCGGCACCGCCGACCGCCTCGCCGGCTTCGGCGGCGTCGCCCCGGTGCCTCGCGATTCCGGGAAACTGAGCGGGAACCTGCGCCGTCCGCAGCGATACAACCGCCGCCTACAACGCGTCTTCCACTCCTCGGCGTTGTTCAGCATCCGCCACTGCGAGGAATCCCGGCGCTTCTACGATCGCAAACGTGCCGAGGGCAAGCGCCATACCCAGGCCGTCCTGGCTCTCGCTCGCCGCCGCGTCAACGTCCTCTGGGCCCTTCTGCGCGACGGACGGCGCTACGAGCCAGCTCCGCCGGCAAGGGCTGCCGCATAG
- a CDS encoding VOC family protein, protein MATKWSLTIDCAYPSKLAAFWALALGYEEKPAPAGFGSWEEWFSHHEVPEDEWDDGAYLSDPDGVGPTLSFLKVPEPKVAKNRLHIDVQVGGGRETPWEVRWPRVVEAVQRLTTAGATVFCHLWLPSIGRPTPHDDSAAN, encoded by the coding sequence ATGGCGACCAAGTGGAGCTTGACGATCGACTGCGCGTACCCGTCGAAACTGGCCGCGTTCTGGGCGCTGGCGTTGGGCTACGAGGAGAAGCCCGCGCCCGCAGGGTTCGGGAGCTGGGAGGAGTGGTTCTCGCATCATGAGGTTCCGGAGGACGAGTGGGATGACGGAGCGTACCTCTCAGATCCGGACGGCGTGGGCCCCACCTTGTCCTTCCTGAAGGTGCCGGAGCCGAAGGTGGCGAAGAACCGGCTGCATATCGACGTGCAAGTTGGTGGCGGCCGTGAAACCCCGTGGGAGGTGCGCTGGCCGCGCGTGGTCGAGGCGGTACAGCGGTTGACCACTGCGGGCGCGACCGTCTTCTGTCACTTGTGGCTTCCATCGATTGGCCGCCCGACGCCCCACGACGACTCGGCTGCCAATTAG
- a CDS encoding DUF2252 family protein, translated as MPSGSYRVKDAVGRGIDIGSAGLPSYHILLEGHTDALENDIVILYRAAAGLVCCWFAERLGQRFGW; from the coding sequence GTGCCGTCCGGCTCCTATCGCGTCAAGGACGCGGTCGGCCGCGGCATCGACATCGGATCGGCCGGTCTGCCGTCGTACCACATCCTGCTCGAGGGGCACACCGACGCCCTGGAGAACGACATCGTGATCTTGTACCGGGCGGCGGCTGGCCTGGTGTGTTGTTGGTTCGCTGAGAGGCTGGGTCAGCGGTTTGGGTGGTGA
- a CDS encoding peptidoglycan-binding domain-containing protein — translation MKKIVRVLVAITAGAGLTFGGITATASASPSLSYECPDLAEGLAGPCVASLQQALNANGANLVVDGIDGPLTAQATRDFQSSHGLVVDGIAGPRTKAALTLNASVPTPRLTTPAAPPAPTLPAPKKNLYDRFTDGVCGIVGAGAGAASWVVVGGADVAKTKDPATAAAAAAAGAATGAAATKWACNKIVEIPPAG, via the coding sequence ATGAAGAAGATCGTGCGTGTGCTTGTAGCCATCACGGCCGGGGCCGGCCTGACCTTCGGAGGGATCACCGCCACAGCGTCCGCCTCGCCAAGTCTGAGTTACGAGTGTCCGGACTTGGCGGAAGGGCTGGCGGGGCCCTGCGTTGCCTCGTTGCAGCAGGCGCTGAACGCCAACGGGGCCAACCTGGTTGTCGACGGCATCGATGGGCCTCTCACCGCACAGGCCACGCGGGACTTCCAGTCGTCTCATGGCCTTGTCGTCGACGGCATTGCGGGTCCGCGAACCAAGGCCGCGCTGACCTTGAACGCTTCCGTGCCCACCCCGCGCCTGACTACACCTGCCGCGCCCCCGGCACCAACGCTGCCCGCCCCGAAGAAGAATCTGTACGACCGATTCACGGACGGCGTCTGCGGCATCGTCGGGGCAGGCGCCGGGGCAGCCAGCTGGGTGGTGGTCGGAGGCGCCGATGTCGCGAAAACCAAGGATCCTGCAACAGCTGCCGCTGCGGCGGCCGCAGGTGCCGCAACTGGTGCCGCAGCCACCAAGTGGGCCTGCAACAAGATAGTTGAGATCCCCCCGGCTGGCTGA